The segment GATCTTGCAGCGCTCCAGCAGCTCGTCGAAGCGCTCACGGTCCTCGGCTTCATCGATGGCATCTGCCGGGGTGCCCAGAATGGGCAGGCCGATCTCGTCCATGTGCTTTGCCAACTTGATGGCGGTCTGGCCGCCGAACTGCACCACGCAGGCGTCCGGCTTCTCGGTGGCAATGATGTTGTCCACGCTCTCCGGGTTCAGCGGGTCAAAGTACAGACGGTCGCCGGTGTCAAAGTCGGTGGAGACGGTCTCAGGGTTGTTGTTGACCAGAATGGCTTCGCAGCCGTGCTTCTTCAGGGTCCACACACAGTGCACCGAGCAGTAGTCGAACTCGATGCCCTGACCGATGCGGATGGGGCCGGAACCAAAGACCAGCACCTTCTTTTTCTCGGGTTCGCCCTTGGCGGATGCTTCGGCTTCCTTCTCGGCAATGAACTCAGCGGCTTCGTTGTCGCCGTCGTAGGTGGAGTAGAAGTAAGGGGTGTTGGCCGAGAACTCGGCCGCACAGGTATCCACCATCTTGAAACCGGCGCGGTAGTTCTCCACAGGCAGGGTATCCACCTGTGCCAGACGCTTGATGGTCTTATCCTGGAAGCCGTACTTCTTGGCAGTCTTATACTGCTCTTCGGTCAGCACGCCGTTGCACTTGGCAAGACCGTTTTCCAGATTTGCCAGATGCTGCATCTTGTCCAGGAACCACCAGTCGATCTTGGTGATCTTGTAAATGGTCTCGTGGTCGATTCCGCGCTTGAGAGCCTCGTACACGCAGAACACGCGCTCGGCGTCCTGAACATGCATGTGAGCCACGATCTCGTCATCGGTCAGCTCCTCAAAGGGCTTGTGGGTCAGGGTATCCATGCCCAGCTCGATGGAGGAAACTGCCTTCATCATGGCAGCCTCGAAGCTGTTGCCAATGCTCATCACCTCGCCGGTGGCCATCATCTGGGTGCCCAGAGACTTGTCGGCGTAGACGAACTTATCAAAGGGCCACTTCGGGTACTTGACCACGATATAGTCCAGCGCAGGCTCAAAGCAGGCGCAGGTCTTGCCGGTGACGTCGTTGGTGATCTCGTCCAGCGTGTAGCCGATGGCGATCTTGGTGGCCACCTTGGCAATGGGATAGCCGGTAGCCTTGGAAGCCAGTGCGGAAGAGCGGGACACACGGGGGTTGACCTCGATGACCGCATAATCAAAGCTGTCCGGCTTCAGAGCAAACTGGCAGTTGCAGCCGCCCTCGATGCCCAGCTCGGTGATGATGTCCAGCGCAGCGGTGCGCAGCATCTGGTACTCGTGGTCGGTCAGGGTCTGGGAGGGAGCCACGACCACCGAGTCACCGGTGTGGATGCCCACGGGGTCGAGGTTCTCCATGTTACACACGGTGATGACGTTGCCCTTGTGGTCGCGCATGACCTCGTACTCGATCTCTTTCCAGCCGGCGATGCACTTTTCCACAAGGATCTGATGGATGGGGGAAAGGCGCAGGCCGTTGGTGCCGATCTCAATGAGCTTTGCCTTGTTCTCGCAGATGCCGCCGCCGGTGCCGCCCATGGTGAAGGCCGGGCGCACGATGACCGGGTAGCCGATGCGGTCGGCGCAGGCCAGAGCGTCTTCCAGCGTCTCCACGACCTCGGAGGGAATGATGGGCTGGTGCAGCTTTTCCATGGTCTCCTTGAACAGCTCGCGGTCCTCGGCACGGTCGATGGTCTCGGGCTTGCAGGCCAGCAGACGGATGCCGGTGCGGTCCAGATAACCGGAGCGGGCCAGCTCCATGGACAGGTTCAGGCCCATCTGGCCGCCGAGGTTCGGCAGCACAGAGTCCGGCTTTTCAATGTCCAAAATGCGCTCCACGACTTCCAGCGTCATGGGCTCGATGTAAACATGGTCGGCCACATCCGGGTCGGTCATGATGGTTGCAGGGTTGGAGTTCAGCAGAACGGTCTCGATGCCCTCTGCCTTCAGGGCGCGGCAGGCCTGCGTGCCGGAGTAGTCGAACTCCGCAGCCTGACCAATGATGATGGGGCCGGAGCCAATGACCAGCACCTTCTTGATTCTAGGGTCCTTCGGCATTTCAGCGTGCCTCCTTTTTTGCTGCTTTGACGTTGTTCAGGAAGCGGTCGAACAGAAACTCGGTATCCTTGGGGCCGCCGTTTGCTTCCGGGTGGAACTGCACGGTGAAGCAGTTCCACTTCTTATACTTGATGCCCTCACAGGTGCCGTCGTTGGCGTTCACCTGTGCCACCTCGCCCATCTCGGCGGGCAGCTCGTCGCCCACCACAGCGTAGCCGTGGTTCTGGCTGGTGATGAAGGTGCGGCCGGACTCAAAGTCAGTCACAGGCTGGTTGGCACCGCGGTGGCCGTACTTCAGCTTCATGGTCTTGGCACCGGCTGCCAGCGCGGACAGCTGGTGGCCCAGACAGATGCCGAAGGTGGGGATGTTCAGTGCAAAGATCTGCTTGAGGTTCTCGATGATCTCCACCGGCTCGGCGGGGTCGCCGGGGCCGTTGGACAGCATGATGCCGTCCGGGTTCAGAGCTTTGATCTGGTCTGCCGTTGCAAAGGCGGGCATGACCGTCACCTTGCAGCCGCGCTTGACAAGGCAGCGCACGATGTTGCGCTTGCAGCCGTAGTGCATCAGCACGATATGGGTCTCGCCCTGCGGATTGAACACCTCGGGGGCAGCGCAGGTCACGTTCTTCACCGCATCGGTGACGGCATAGGCGCGGATCTGGGCCAGCAGGGCCTCGGTCTCGGCCTTGTTGGCCGGGTCGGCGGGATCAAAGGTGGTCAGGATGGCACCGTTCATCACGCCGCTTTCCCGGATGATGCGGGTCAGGTGGCGGGTATCGATGCCCTCGATGCCGATGGTGTTGTTCTTTTTCAAAAAGCTGTCCAGCGTTTCCTCGCAGCGCCAGTTGGAGGGGGTGGTGCAGGCCTCACGCACGATGTAGCCCTTTGCCCAGATGCGGTCGGACTCCATGTCGTCCTTATTCATGCCGTAGTTGCCGATAAGGGGGTAGGTCTGGGTGATGATCTGGCCGTAGTAGCTGGGGTCGGTCAGAGTCTCCTGAAAGCCCACCATACCGGTGGCAAAGACCACCTCGCCCACGGTGACGCCCTCGGCACCCACCGACTGGCCGGCAAAGACCATGCCATTTGCCAAAAGAAGATATGCGTTCATAGTTTTCCTCGTTTCAACACATTACAGGGTCTGCTTTGCTTCCTGCTTCATCTTGCGGCTGCCCAGATGCACCAGCGGCAGCTTGCCCTCCTTGCAGATGGGGCACTCTTCCGGTGCGTAGTTGGGCAGGTCCAGCTTGAGGGCGCTTGCCACGATGGGAATGGGAGACGGAGCCTCGGGCTTAGTGCGGTCCACCACGCAGGTAATGCCCACACAGATGCCGCCGTTCTCCTCAATGACCCGCTTGGTCTCCAGAGAGGAGATGCCAGTGGTGACCACATCCTCAGCGATGAGGCACTTCTCACCCGGATGGATGGCGAAGCGCTTCAGGGTCATCACATTGTCCACGCGCTCGGTAAAGATGGCGCGCTTGCCGGTCTGGCGGGCCAGCTCGTAGGCATAGACGATGCCGCCCATGGCAGGTCCCACGATCACATCCACGTCCATTTCCTTGACCTTATCTGCCACGCTCTTCATGACCTCGGCGCAGCGGTCGGGGTACTGCTGCAGATAAGCCATCTGGCAGTATGCGCTGGAATGGCGGCCGGAGGACAGCAGGAAGTGACCTTCCAGGAACGCGTCACAGCTCTTCAGGATTTCAAGTGCTTCACTCATTGTACTTCTCCCTCTCTTTTATAAAAATGTCTTTTGAACGGTATTGTACCACGCTTTTGCGTGATTTGCAAATTTATGCAGCGACTTTGTTTTTATGCGTATAAATCAGCGTTTTTGCTGGTATATCAATTGGATTATTCAGCATTCCGGGCACATCCGCGGATCTCGTCCAGTGTTTTCACGCCGTTCTTGTCCATCCATGCGGCCATCTCGTCCGCAATGGTCTCCATGGCGCGGGGGTTGGCAAAGTTTGCGGCACCCACCTGCACCGCCGCAGCACCGGCCATGATGAACTCCAGTGCGTCACGGCCCGTGGCGATGCCGCCCAGACCCACCACCGGGATGTTCACAGCGCCCACGGCCTGCCAGACCATGCGCAGAGCGATGGGCCGCACCGCCGGGCCGGACAGGCCCGCAAAGATGTTGTTGAACACCGGGCGGCGCTTTTCCAGATCGATGGCGCAGGCCTGGAAGGTGTTGGTCAGGCTGATGGCGTCCGCACCGGCGGCTTCCACAGCCTTGCACATCTCGGGGATGTTCTCGGCCTGCGGGCTCAGCTTGACCATCAGGGGCTTTTTGCAGGCAGCGCGCACCATGTGCACCACCTCACCGGCAGCCTCGGACTTGACGCCGTAGGCCATGCCGCCCACCTTGACGTTGGGGCAGGAGATGTTCAGCTCCACGATGTCCACTGCGCTGTCGCTCAGCATCGCGGCACCTTCCACGTACTCTTCCTCGCTGTGGCCGCCAAGGTTGGCAATGGCCACCGTGCCGTACTTCTGCTTCAGCTCCAGCATCTCGGGCAGCTCCACGTCAATGAAGTGCTGCACGCCGGGGTTCTGCAGGCCGATGCTGTTGATGAGGCCGGAGGGGGTCTCCCACAGGCGCTCGCCCTTGTTGCCGTACTGGCCGTGCAGGGTCAGACCCTTGCCGGAGATGCCGCCGATCTTGGCAAAGTCTGCCAGCTCTTCGTACTCCACGCCGTAGCCCACGGTGCCGGATGCGCCGATGACCGGGCTGTTCATCACAAAGCCCAGCAGGTTGGTTTTCAGGTCAGCCATCAGAAGAACACCTCCGTTGCATCAAATACCGGGCCGTTCTTGCACACGCTCTTGCCCTCGCCGCCCTTGGTCTCGCAGGTGCAGCCAAGGCAGGCACCGATGCCGCAGGCCATCTTCTTTTCCATGCTCACAAAGCAGGGGGTGCCCTTTTCGGCACACAGGCGGGCGGCGTTCTTCATCATGACCGTGGGGCCGCACACCAGCACCACATCGTAGTCGGCGGGGTCGTACAGCTGGGTGACAAAGCCGTGGAAGCCCACCGCGCCGGTGTCGGTGGACACCTTGACGAGGTTTGCGATCTCGCGGTACTCCTCCATGCAGTAGGGGGCATCCCGGAAGCCGAAGAACACATCCGGCTTCACGCCTGCCGCTGCCAGCTCGCGGGTGAGCTGGAACATGGGCGCAGTGCCGATGCCGCCGCCCACCACAGCGATTTTTTTGTACTTGCTCAGGATGTCCGGCACATCAAAGCCGTTGCCCATAGGGCCGGTGAGCTGGAAGGTATCCTTCATTTTGAGCTGCGCGATCTTTTCCGTGCCCTCGCCCACCACCTGATACAGAAACTCGATGGTGCTGCTGTCCGGGTTCCAGCGGTGCACGCTGATGGGCCGGGACAGGAAGGGGGCTTCGTCTGCGCCCCATGCACGCAGGGTAAAGAACTGGCCTGCGTGTGGTGCGTGGTCGCGGTCCGGCCAGACCACCGTCAGCAGACGGATGTCCGAGGCAATGACCTCATTGCGCAGAACAGTGGCTTCACAGCAGGCTGCACGCATGAGCAATGGCCTCCTTCATATTCACACATTCGTTGTAAGCGGCTTCGTCAAAGGCAGTGCCCGGCTGCTTTTTGTAGGCCAGCAGGATGCCGCGGCTGGAGTTGACCACGCCGCCGTTGCCCTTGGTAAGATACTGGGCAATGTCCTCGGCCTTGCCGCCCTGTGCGCCGTAGCCGGGGATCAGGAAGAAGCTGTCCTGATACTTTGCGCGGATCTCGGTGGCCTCCTCGATGTGGGTGCCGCCGATGACCAGACCGATGGAGGAGTAGCCGTGCTCGCCCATGTAGTCCTTGCCCAGAGCGTTCAGCTTGTCGCCCACCAGATCGTAGACGTGACGGCCATCGGCCAGCTTCTCGTACTCAAAGTCCTTGGCACCGCCGTTGGAGGTGCGGCAGAGCACGAACATGCCCTTGCCCTGCTTTTCGGCGTAGGGCAGGTAGGGGCTGATGGAGTCCAGACCCATGTAGGGTGCCAGCGTGACGAAATCACTCTCGAAATCACCGGTAAAGTGACCCATGGCGTACATCTCGGCGGTCTTGGCAATGTCGCCGCGCTTGATGTCGGCGATCACCGGCACACCTGCCTCGCGCACCGCCTTCAGGGTGTCGGCGTAGGCCTTCATGCCCTCAAGACCCAGAGACTCGTAGTAAGCGATCTGCACCTTGTAGCAGCCTGCCACGGCCTTGGTGGCGTCAATGAGCTTCTTGTTGAAGCGCACGATGTTCTCGCCGCGGGACAGGGTGCTGTCCACAAAATCGGCGGGCAGGTAGCTGAAGTCGGTGTCCAGACCCACGCACACCGGGCCGCGGGCTTCCACAGCTTCGTACAGTTTGTCCATGTTCGTCATTTGGGTGTACCTCCTGTTTGCTTTCTTATCTATTTTATATCATATTATTTTGTGAAACATTTTCTCAGTTCTCTGCCTGATAGGTCAGCTTGCCGCCCTTGATAGTGGCGCAGACCTTACCAAACAGCTGGGCACCATCGAACGGGGTGTTGTGAGATTTGGAGTGCAGCTTGTCCTTGTCCACGGTGTAGGGGGTATCCAGATCCACCAGCACAAAGTCCGCGTCGTAGCCCGGCTCCAGCTGACCCTTGGCAAGGCCCAGGATCTCGGCGGGGCGGGTGCTCATCAGATGCACCAGCACTTCCAGCGGCAGGCCTTCCTGCTTGCAGAGCTTGGTGTAGCAGACGCCGAAAGCGGTCTCGCTGCCCACCATACCGGCCATGCCCTTCAGTTTGTCCTCTTCGGAGTGGGGCGCGTGGTCGGTGGCAATGGCGTCCACGATGCCGGTGCGGATGCCGTCCAC is part of the Faecalibacterium sp. HTF-F genome and harbors:
- a CDS encoding carbamoyl phosphate synthase small subunit, yielding MNAYLLLANGMVFAGQSVGAEGVTVGEVVFATGMVGFQETLTDPSYYGQIITQTYPLIGNYGMNKDDMESDRIWAKGYIVREACTTPSNWRCEETLDSFLKKNNTIGIEGIDTRHLTRIIRESGVMNGAILTTFDPADPANKAETEALLAQIRAYAVTDAVKNVTCAAPEVFNPQGETHIVLMHYGCKRNIVRCLVKRGCKVTVMPAFATADQIKALNPDGIMLSNGPGDPAEPVEIIENLKQIFALNIPTFGICLGHQLSALAAGAKTMKLKYGHRGANQPVTDFESGRTFITSQNHGYAVVGDELPAEMGEVAQVNANDGTCEGIKYKKWNCFTVQFHPEANGGPKDTEFLFDRFLNNVKAAKKEAR
- the carB gene encoding carbamoyl-phosphate synthase large subunit, with the protein product MPKDPRIKKVLVIGSGPIIIGQAAEFDYSGTQACRALKAEGIETVLLNSNPATIMTDPDVADHVYIEPMTLEVVERILDIEKPDSVLPNLGGQMGLNLSMELARSGYLDRTGIRLLACKPETIDRAEDRELFKETMEKLHQPIIPSEVVETLEDALACADRIGYPVIVRPAFTMGGTGGGICENKAKLIEIGTNGLRLSPIHQILVEKCIAGWKEIEYEVMRDHKGNVITVCNMENLDPVGIHTGDSVVVAPSQTLTDHEYQMLRTAALDIITELGIEGGCNCQFALKPDSFDYAVIEVNPRVSRSSALASKATGYPIAKVATKIAIGYTLDEITNDVTGKTCACFEPALDYIVVKYPKWPFDKFVYADKSLGTQMMATGEVMSIGNSFEAAMMKAVSSIELGMDTLTHKPFEELTDDEIVAHMHVQDAERVFCVYEALKRGIDHETIYKITKIDWWFLDKMQHLANLENGLAKCNGVLTEEQYKTAKKYGFQDKTIKRLAQVDTLPVENYRAGFKMVDTCAAEFSANTPYFYSTYDGDNEAAEFIAEKEAEASAKGEPEKKKVLVFGSGPIRIGQGIEFDYCSVHCVWTLKKHGCEAILVNNNPETVSTDFDTGDRLYFDPLNPESVDNIIATEKPDACVVQFGGQTAIKLAKHMDEIGLPILGTPADAIDEAEDRERFDELLERCKIPRAPGRTVFNLDEALAAADEIGLPVLMRPSYVLGGQNMIVAYTKADVIEYMGVITEHVDMDHPVLLDKYILGTECEVDAICDGENFLIPGIMEQVERTGVHSGDSICVYPAQHLTQAEIDTIVDYTGRFARELHVTGLVNVQYAVSNGRVYVIEVNPRSSRTVPYISKVTGVPMVDLAVRCCLGEKLADMGYGTGLHPNAPYVAVKVPVFSFEKLHGVDTQFGPEMKSTGEVLGIAPNYHDALLKGLIGAGYTFKTPGPASCCIFTVKDSDKPEFVDIAWKLKSMGYKLYGTSGTCAWLNKHMVPCNEVRNMSGESPNIVDLLQSGLVDYVFSTSAKGRDPKRDSVRLRRKAVELSIPCITAVDTANALVNCLRSDHSLENIPLVDIATLYHRK
- a CDS encoding dihydroorotate dehydrogenase electron transfer subunit, giving the protein MRAACCEATVLRNEVIASDIRLLTVVWPDRDHAPHAGQFFTLRAWGADEAPFLSRPISVHRWNPDSSTIEFLYQVVGEGTEKIAQLKMKDTFQLTGPMGNGFDVPDILSKYKKIAVVGGGIGTAPMFQLTRELAAAGVKPDVFFGFRDAPYCMEEYREIANLVKVSTDTGAVGFHGFVTQLYDPADYDVVLVCGPTVMMKNAARLCAEKGTPCFVSMEKKMACGIGACLGCTCETKGGEGKSVCKNGPVFDATEVFF
- the pyrF gene encoding orotidine-5'-phosphate decarboxylase; amino-acid sequence: MTNMDKLYEAVEARGPVCVGLDTDFSYLPADFVDSTLSRGENIVRFNKKLIDATKAVAGCYKVQIAYYESLGLEGMKAYADTLKAVREAGVPVIADIKRGDIAKTAEMYAMGHFTGDFESDFVTLAPYMGLDSISPYLPYAEKQGKGMFVLCRTSNGGAKDFEYEKLADGRHVYDLVGDKLNALGKDYMGEHGYSSIGLVIGGTHIEEATEIRAKYQDSFFLIPGYGAQGGKAEDIAQYLTKGNGGVVNSSRGILLAYKKQPGTAFDEAAYNECVNMKEAIAHACSLL
- the pyrE gene encoding orotate phosphoribosyltransferase; translation: MSEALEILKSCDAFLEGHFLLSSGRHSSAYCQMAYLQQYPDRCAEVMKSVADKVKEMDVDVIVGPAMGGIVYAYELARQTGKRAIFTERVDNVMTLKRFAIHPGEKCLIAEDVVTTGISSLETKRVIEENGGICVGITCVVDRTKPEAPSPIPIVASALKLDLPNYAPEECPICKEGKLPLVHLGSRKMKQEAKQTL
- a CDS encoding dihydroorotate dehydrogenase; the protein is MADLKTNLLGFVMNSPVIGASGTVGYGVEYEELADFAKIGGISGKGLTLHGQYGNKGERLWETPSGLINSIGLQNPGVQHFIDVELPEMLELKQKYGTVAIANLGGHSEEEYVEGAAMLSDSAVDIVELNISCPNVKVGGMAYGVKSEAAGEVVHMVRAACKKPLMVKLSPQAENIPEMCKAVEAAGADAISLTNTFQACAIDLEKRRPVFNNIFAGLSGPAVRPIALRMVWQAVGAVNIPVVGLGGIATGRDALEFIMAGAAAVQVGAANFANPRAMETIADEMAAWMDKNGVKTLDEIRGCARNAE